cagtaATATGTAAACAAACGAATGCCGGACAGAAATATTTTGTATCGTATGGATGTGTTACTTCATCTTTCTGTCTCACCCTTCCTCTATCTCCCATCATTTCACACTGTGCCCGCAGAGGAGGTGTGCCATCAACTGAAGGATAGTGACGCTTCCTTGGTGGTGCATGACGATGCCACAGAGAAAGTGATTGAAGCTGCGCTCACCCTCCTCAAGAAGCCTTTGAGGAGGGTTATCAACACGGATGCGTCGCCTCCAGCCGGAATTCCCAGTCTTAGAAGTCTTCTGCAAGATTCCTCCTTACACCTGGCAGACCCAATAGAGGTGTGTTGCGGGGAGAGGAGAGTATCAAAGTATCGAACTGTATACTAAAACTTTTCAATCGTGTTCTTATCACTTGCATTTTGATTAGCTGTAGTGGAATTCATCTATTTAGATTTTAGATAATGATCTTTTGATTCTAGTCATTGTTTGACGGGAATTCTACAAATGAAATTATTATAGTAAACAAACTTGTTTTTTCAAATTTAGTCGATCTTACATTCGGTCCAGTTTTGAtacttcttagagagagagagagagagagagagagagagagagagagagagagagagagagagagagagagagagagagagagagagagagagagagagagactgtgtgtgtgattcacctcggtcgccttctggtcacccagccagtctttcccattacggagtgagctcagagctcatagaccgatcttcgggtaggactgagaccacgtcacacacaacacacaccgggaaagcgaggccacaacccctcgagttatatcccgtacctatttactgctaggtgaacaggggctacacattaagaggcttgcccatttgcctcgccgcttcccgggactcgaacccagactctctcgattgtgagtcgagcgtgctaaccactacactatgcggtgtgtgtgtgtgtgtgtgtaattcacctcggtcgtcttctgatcacccagccagtctttcccattagggagcgagctcagagctcatagaccgatcttcgggtaggactgagaccacaacacactccacacaccgggaaagcgaggccacaacccctcgagttacatcccgtacctatttactgctaggtgaacaggggccacacattaagaggtttgcccatttgcctcgccgcgccgggactcgaacccgggcctctcgattgtgagtcgagcgtgctaaccactactacgcggtgtgtgtgtgtgtgtgtgtgtgtgtgtgtgtgtgtgtgtgtgtgtgtgtgtgtgtgtgtgtaattcactgtttgatctgctgcagtctctgacgagacagccagacgttaccctacggaacgagctcagagctcattatttccaatcttcggataggcctgagaccaggcacacaccacacaccgggacaacaaggtcacaactcctcgatttacatcccgtaactactcactgctaggtgaacaggggctacacgtgaaaggagacacatccaaatatctccacccggccggggaatcgaaccccggtcctctggcttgtgaagccagcgctctaaccactgtgtgtgtgtgtgtgtgtgtgtgtgtgtgtgtgtgtgtgtgtgtgtgtgtgtgtgtgtgtgaagggtcgTCTGTACTTAATAATTATacacttttttatgtaagaggggaaactggccaaaggaaaaaaaaaaaaagtaaaataaaaaggcccactaaattgacagtccccttgcaggtcaaagAGTCAGCCGAAAAAAATctccttaaaagaagtcaagtcgtaggatgatgaaaatacagaagcaggtagggagttccagagtttaccagagaaaggtatgaatgattaagagtactgcttaactcttgcataggagagttggacagaataggagtgaaaaaaagaagagaaacttgtgcaacgaggccgcagcaggaggggagacatgcacGATACGATTTACATGAGAGTTCAGAAAATCTTAGTTTCTTCTATTCCTAATGGTTTTGCATCACATAGCATTTCTGGTCACACAGCAACCTTCATCTTGCCCCTCACAGGTGAGCGGAACGGAGACAGCGCTGTTGCCGTACTCAAGTGGTACTACAGGGAAGCCGAAAGGTGTTGAAACGTCACACAACGCCCTTAGCAGTAACACAGAGATTTATACCCACCCAAATTTCTTCACTTCAAAGTCTCctacaggtacacacacacacacacacacacacacacacacacacacacacacacacacacacacacacactaacaaataaCGTTCAACAAGGCACCCAAAATGCGATAAAATTGaaggatgagggaaaaaaggaaaagaaattgctCATGTTAGTGATAAAATTGTGTGGTTATCTTGTAATATGAATAacattttatggaaaaaaattcTAACTGTTATACATAGTgataattaatgtgtgtgtgtgtgtgtgtgtgtgtgtgtgtgtgtgtgtgtgtgtgtgtgtgtgtgtgtgtgtgtgtgtatttacctggtgtgtatttacccagttgtattgtacagggttcgagcggggctcataatgTCCTGTCTTCATGtctcaatttatctaatttttccttaaagttatgtgctgtgtgtgtgtgtgtgtgtgtgtgcaatatcaCACCATTGCAGAATGCCACCAAGACGTCTTCCTGTGTTACCTGCCTCTGTTCCACGTGTACGGCATCCTGCCCATCATGATGGTTGCCCTGCATACTGGCGTAAAGGTAGTCACCGTGCCTAAGTTCGACATTAAGGCTTTTGTACCTCTGATCGTCAAGCATAAGGTACGTGTTGACACAAGTATTTGAAATGTGATGCTTTACTATTCTTGTCCACCTTTTGATTGACAttgtttatttcatcattatcaggagaaggagataatttactcccagagAGGTCGAATACCATTAGCTCTGTTCTGGACCGGTCGTGGTCTACCAGTTTTAGTCTGGATCAGTTCAGGGAGAGCTGTAAACTTACCATCAAAGCTAACTGTGAAATCGCTGAATGTTTTCGTTTGTGTCTCATGACTCAAatgggcagtcacagcctgtcctctaaacacaactcttccccttcacacaaaactacaagcaCTTACTACACgtacacacccttcacttaaaattgaGAAATGATGACTTCAATACCAGCCTCAGAGTCCCCATCTGGAGTGGGGAACATGAATGTctccaggtcggactgctctctcggtaTCGACCAAAATGCTGGGGTCACACTACGACGCCCTCCGACAACCGTACAGGTCAGTTTTCTGCGATTACATACCAATGTCGTAACGATTGGGAGCATTTCAGTGCAAGAGGGACACGCAGAACGAAGGACGTCCACCTTCGTGGGGGTTTGAAGGAGGATGTTTACTCTTGGGTGTCGGAGGCGGCCCCTCCATACTTATTTCCAATGGGCCTGCGATGTCTGGGACATCATACCTATCatgtccttcctcttcatcgtcTTCGGTGGGTAAACCATCTTGAGAGCACGGTGTGAACTggggctatttttttttttttttttttactggcgaCAACGCATGACCTGTCGTCACACTGGTCACGACGATTCTAGTGACAACGTTTTCGTGCGttgctgccaaacgtatgttCAAAGACCAATCGTAACTCAGTATTTTAACAATTTTTGACTTGTTCGATGTCGAACGATGTCGTTAGCAGCACGTATGACATCGTAACTCTCTATAACGTCATCATACGTCATCGTAAGCCCGATGAAATGTCTTTGCTTGTCGTGACTCTCTTCCCGACAGTCGAATGCAGCATTCGATTGTCGTAATGGTTGTACGATGTCGTGTGACAACAAGGACATCGTGCGACAACGCCGCATTAACGTACGACTTGACTCACGACATCTTACGACAGCCCTCCTACGACCGTCGGGAACgtcgtaataaaaaaaaactgtagtgTGACCCTAGCATAAATGTCTCGACCACTCCTCAACTTTTTctccattaacttctgcaacattcgcggtcttagatctaattttcaatctaaagaacaccacctctccgcTACTgaccctcttcttttcctcagcgAAATACAGTTATCTGAGGCAATTGATATTAGcgccttttctgttccttcctattttctctatcctcatttttgctGCAAGGCTGGATTTTGTGTCTATATGCGCAACGATttgacttgctctcatgcccactCTCTTGAATCtaccgagttttccaccatctggcttcgattCAAAAGTCATTCTCTAACTAAGTTTATTTGTGATGTCTATCTCTCCCATAATTcttgggaggcggtggcgtaaaGGATAAGGTGGTgcgtgtgggatcgggcagacgtccacgcttagttttttttttctttttctttttcttttttttcttttttacagtaaggtctatagcgcctgtaggcacacttgaagagtgtatgggaagcgctgatcaacttccgcccattagtggctcgaatcccaccacataccgctttgaagctatgccatttgtcgagtggtttaaagttacctacatgtcaccatgatacccaagttctaggtggttacaccaaagatgcgctttggtggtgatatgagccctaaaatggataccactataaatacaattgcctgcgccactaatgggcggaagctgaactgcACTTTCCACATATACGCTTCAAGTattgcctacaggcgctataggccataacataaaaaaaaaaaagaaaaattctttgactatttaacttctaaaATGAAGCACATTCTGTTTctatcctttcgcggagatctccacccttggaaatttcaatgttcaccaccagctttgactttcctctcccttcactgaccatctgGTGAACTAGCTTTCAACTTTCCTAATATCCATGACcgagagcaactggtgcaacaccctactcatattcctgatcGTCTTGGATATACACCCAAcagtcttgattttttccttacctctaatccttctgtttatgctgttacactttcttctccgttgggcttctctgatcacagtttcatttctgtatcttgccctATTTTTCTAATCTCTCCTTAGGATCCCCGAAGGCAGAGGTGCCtcggcgttttgcctctgcctgttggggggacttgaggaagtattatgctgattttccctggaatgattactgtttccgtgtcagagaccgaactctgtgtgctgaacgcaaaACAGAGGTGAAAGTATCTAGCATGGAgatatacattcctcattctttttctcaacttaaACTTTTTAAACCTAGGATTAACAAAGCCTAGCTGTTCTCGTGCTAAACATAGTAGAAAGGTTGCCCACATAAGataggtacttgagccttccatcacctgaatctcatgcactttatatttctgcccgtaatcatgccaagttTGTTCTTCAACATATCAAACACTTTTTCATCAattgaaaatgtcaaaatctttcgaaTTCCAACTCCCTTGAGACTTCAGACATCAGGCCAAAGCAGGACATGATTGAAGTCAGTACAAACATTTGTGATTTTATATGCAGTACACAATGTAGATGATGACTGCAAATTGATGATGAGCTAAATGATGCTCGTGTATAGATTGAATGATAAAGATCACTGCCTATTTTTATACAGATTATTTGGATCTCGTTAAAAAGAGAACCAATCAAGGACAGACTAAAAAGTGTGGAACTGAGACCGAAAATTAACGTAtagcgaggaaggaaaaaggaaagagaagctgTAGTCATGTTTAATTGTTTCTACTTGAGACAACAGCGAGAAATGTGAAATCCTCTTGGGACCAGTGAATAAAGCGAGAGATGCGCTTGTATAGGTGAGGTGTAAGGAAGGTGTCATATTCCCTtgaggtaagagaaggaaagggaagttataaatatatgtataacaACTGATACAtatctttcatttattgatttattttattgtttttttttctcattccaaTTTCacctactgaaaaaaataaataaataaaacgttcgCCTAACATTAATTAAGGCAAGGAAACAGTTGTGGTTGTCTGGAAACGCTCCCACCCTTGAGGAAGACCTCTAAACAACGGATGGAAAAACTATCCCACTACCTGtcgtgggtgagtgtgtgtgtgtgtgtgtgtgtgtgtgtgtgtgtgtgtgtgtgtgtgtgtgtgtgtgtgtgtgtgtgtaattcatctcggtcgcctgctggtcacccagccaatcttccccattacggagcgagctcagagctcatagaccgatcttcggataggactgagaccacatcatacaacacacaccgagaaagcgaggccacaacccctcgagttacatcccgtacctatttactgctaggtgaacaggggccacacattaagagccttgcccatttgcctcgccgcttcccgggactcaacccggccctctcgattgtgagtcgagcgtgctaaccactacactacgcgatgtgtgtgtatttacctagatgtatttacctagttgtagttttacagggcctgggctttatgttcgtgtggtcccgtctccatatctacacttatccaatttttctttaaaactatgtacactctttgttgacaacacttcctcactcaaactgttccaagtctcaacacatctttgcgggaaacaaaattttttaacatctctcagacatcgtcccttccttagtttcttactatgcgatcttgtgcttctaaagtcatattcttctctcaggatcagtttctcattatccacttcatccattccgttaattaatttataaacttgtatcagatcccctctctctcttctctgctccaaggttggtagatccatagcctttagtctctcctcatatgtcatccctttaaattctggaaccattcttgtagccatttttgtagtctctctaattttcttatgtgtttcttttatggggagtccacacaactcctgcatattccaatctaggtcttattttagtacttatcaatttcttcatcatttccttgtccatatagtgaaatgctactccaatattccttagcaaattatacgtctctctgaaaattctatcaatatggcttaccggttgattattttcttccattgtcactcccaagtccttttcctttttttactttttctagttctactccatctcccatcttatagattcccactggtcgtctttcactttttcccatttccatgacatggcttttgtccacattgaattccatctcccattttttgctccatttccagatcttgtttaagtctttctgtagtatttcacaatcctttttttgtttaatgactctgcacagtttcgcatcgtccgcaaacagatttatgtagctgttcactccctctggcatgtcatttatatatacgaaaaaaagtattggcgccaatactgacccctgtggcactccgctgtctactgttctccacttggacttcatattccctgaccccagttttgtatatttctaaaaataagttatatttctcttgaaccgttaatgagttttccatctcctcccagtttacgtttttaaaatagttcttgagattctcaatatcagcctttctgtaatttaatcggtcttctttgtatgattcatctctatcttcttttcctttttctatatccatttctaatattatatggtcactctttcccaatgggcacttgtatcttatatcatcgttaattggtatatcccttgaaaaaactaggtctaatcttgccggctcatagtttcctctgaatcttgtgttttcctttactctttggaccatcaaattatctatcattaggttcaggaatctatctccccaggcatcttcccccataccactttcataattttcctagtctacctccttacagttgaaatctcctaccaatatcacttttctcctttccttaatgattcttgtaagactccttattgtgtcatctatcatgtctctatattcttggttagtccatgagtttgtttttggtggcacatatgttccaatgattgttaactcctttttattaatatgtatcttaacatacagtatttctgattttccttcccaaactccacttgatttaccactatctccttccttaacatcatcatgactcctcctcctcctttacccactctgtctctcctccatatattataccttttatctatgtctattttattgcctcatttaactttgtttccaccaggcatacaatatctggttcttctttctttatgtaatctcttaattctaatttactagataaaatcccatctatgtttgtatacatcatttttaatctcttgttcttatcatttttagttaaacttgctccatttttttctcttctttctcttttatataccatttccttatcctgtctcctataattctccaaaaaaatgccttctcctcctcctctgacctttcattatttttttctcttgcttctgccaccagttcattgtgtctcttcctttcctcctcgtttctatttttatatatatatatatatatatatatatatatatatatatatatatatatatatatatatatatatatatatatatatatatatatatatatatatatatatatatatatatatatatatatatatatatatatctttgcaaccttctgtttctctgagttttgtttttctatatagtacttctgctgctgcttgtgattttagtaatatcttaattggtctcactgttccttcttgatatggtcccattctatggatttcttctacttcctcttctaagttctgtctatcctcgtcattcagatgttttagtaggtcttttactgatttcatttcgtctttttccttcttggtctatatttaacattttttctttcagtccaaaaataattacacttcttttttccgcaatttctcttactaaattttcttttttcttgaggactcctatcattttgcttgtcatattttcatctctttcttttaactgttcttgaaatacttcttgaaatgattccttgtctttcttatcttggattctccatgcttgtacttcttttttaatcacgtcttgtactctttcctcttctttgttaactagatcttttagcttctctttttctttctcggctttaccgagtccttcttccatcaatttcttgtagttcgatatttggacttttaattcttcattttcggttcttagcctagtttcgttttcttccactctttttatcctttctttcaatttctggagctctttatcatgtttttcattctctttcatcccCATAcgctcctttatcaatttatctaatttacgttcgatagttaagactctatcaaatagtgaagtttgcgccttatcaaagccttcaaattccctttctccctcaccaacattgtcatcatcaactttcattctttcccttgtcacatacctgcatttagatggaatctctttctcactcattattatttaacactgtagcctattcataaaaaaaagaaaaaaaaatgagtccacacttttcgcccaggccactgcaaacccaaacaaaggtagtgaagatcagctgattctcgggagcgaggTATTGAGTGCTTCCTCTACCGCGTCTCgtctgtgattgtgtgtgtgtgtgtaattcactgtttgatctgctgcagtctctgacgagacagccagacgttaccgtacggaacgagctcagagctcattatttccgatcttgggataggcctgagaccaggcacacaccacacaccgggacaataaggtcacaactcctcgatttacatcccgtacctactcactgctaggtgaacaggggctacacgtgaaaggagacacacccaaatatctccacccggccaggaaatcgaaccccggtcctctggcttgtgaagccagcgctctaaccactgagctaccgggccgtgtgtgtgtgtgtgtgtgtgtgtgtatttacctagttgtagtgttacagggcctggggtttatgctcgtgtggccccgtctccatatctacacttatccaatcttactttgtgtgtgtgtgtgtactggttaGTGAGTAGAGGTAGTTACAACCCACAGGTCGAAATGGTCCATACTGTCCCGCCAGTGCTGAACTTTATGATCCAGTCACCTGACGTCAACTCGGAGTCTATGAAGTATGTGAAGACATTACTGTGCGGGGCAGCGCCTGTGCCCCAGCCATCAGTGAAGATCCTCcaagaaaaaacagacagatcACTCTTCTTCCAGGAAGgtaagataataatgaaataatacatCATCATTGCACGCTATTCTCTGTAAGTGGCACTCATCTTTATCTTGCTGCGTGTGACAACAAAGACACTTTGGCAGTGACGCGTACTGGCAATACTGAATATTTCTGGTACCGTGTTgcataacagtctctctctctctctctctctctgttgatatTTTGTTCAATCTTACAATCATCTTCGTTGTTCCCTGTTAATCCTTCATTCGTAaaagtcattcattcatctgaAAGGAAAAACTATTTACCTAGGCTATATGTTCAATGAATTctgtattcttcctcttcccccgtTGTATTATGTTCGGGTATTTTCCCTACTACTAATATCAACGTCTTTCTACTCCTTACGTATGTagtacggttttttttttttttatgtagaagaGAAGCtggttaagggcaacaaaaaaataaaaaaggcccaattgattgccagttccctaaacgATTAATACAGTTAGCCAAAAGTTTGCGACAAaggtcttgaaacctccctcttaaattaaaagaagtcaaatcgtaggaggatggaaatacagaagcaggcagagagttccagagtttactagagaaagatatgaatgattgagagtactggttaaatcttgcattagagagttgaaaATATAGTGTTCTTAAATGTTACTGTAGCACCTACAATCTACATAATACTGTTAACAAGTTGCGATGGTAAGTTACTGAAATTTCCAATTATGCTGTCATGATTCCAGTTATAACATaacaaggattttgcatcattattgaggaaaaacactaaagaaaaccGAATTGATAATTAATTTGTGCCATTGAAAAAGTCTACAGGAAAGCACCAAATGTTTTACAATATGCACCTTTAATACCATTTGTCCCTACACAGGTTATGGTATGACCGAGGTGCTCATCTCTCATATAACACCTACCGGATTCAATCACGCTCCTTTGTGcatccttcccaatgtcaagTGCAAGGTTATTGACGTCGAGACTGGGAAGTCACTGCCAGCCAACGCAAAAGGAGAGATATGCTTAAAGTCGCCCTCGGTAACTATAGCTGAAGGAGGGTGCTTGGGTGTTACGTATAAGGTTTAAAGACTTGGAAAGTTATTTAAAACTTTTTGATTATACTTGAAGGTCGGATAGCTTTTAAGGGTTAAGGAGAGATGATGCTGTGGAAATGGGTAAAGATGTGCAACTGAAAGGTAAAAGGATTTGGAACTATTAGAGTTGGTGTGTTTTGTCTCGGCAATTTAAAATGTAGAAAGTTTGTAGATTGTGgatggaagaagaatgagattGTACTGTTTCATGTATACTATATTTTGTTGCTGAGAGAGGGGGACGAAGTAGAGTGTGAATTATCTTTGGAAATATTACGAGCGTCCTTCCTTTAATATCAGTGATAGCAACGaggatgatagtgatagtagtaacagtagtagtaattgttgttgttgtaatagtagtagtagtagtagtagtagtagtagtagtagtagtagtagtagtagtagtagtagtagtagtagtagtagttgctaaTGATGTCGTTACAACATGATCATAAAATAAACATGATTTAGAAAAGAGACATTGGAGGATTGGGGAGGAcaggcgatgatgatgatgatgaattttTAATAATATGTAGCAATAACATTGGTATTGGTGAGTAATTATGAACTGCTGTGATAAAAGCGATGCATGAATGATAAAATTCATATCAGTATTTACGACATTAACGAAATAAACCACGAATGATGGTAGTTGTAGGATTAGTAAATCAATTTATAGAATATATAATTAATGTTTAAGTTATCTCATCTTATGGTCGCAGATGATGACGGGTTACTTGAACAACGAAACTGCCACTCGAGCTACCATTGACGAAGATGGGTGGGTGCACTCCGGGGACATCGGCTACTACGATGATAGTGAAAGCTTCAACATCGTGGACCGTATCAAGGAACTTATCAAAGTCAAGGCGATGCAGGTGAACTAAGCTTGACCAAGAtttagtatgtatatatatatatatatatatatatatatatatatatatatatatatatatatatatatatatatatatatacacacacacacacacacacacacacacacacacacacacacacacacacacagatgcattCCTATAGAAGAAACTTGATGCCTTATTTCCCTGACatgctcttcctccctctctggtTTGCaacctgtctccctctctatgCTGGCAGGTAGCGCCTTCTGAACTTGAGGAGGTACTTCTGCAACACCctaaggtgaaggaggtggggGTGACCGGGGTGCCTCATGACCGGTTCGGAGAAGCGCCGCGGGCATATGTGGTTACCTCAACTCCTACTAGTGAGAAGGAGATACATGAGTGAGTATCTAAAGAGTAACGAAAAACCTAAAAGAATATTATAGGGAGTGTTGAATTTTATAGTGAGTAGCTGAGAGTAGCAAGGATCAGGTAAGAACGAGTGTGTATGGTAGAGGATTTTAGATAGTTTCAAGAGTACTTACctatataaaaacaatgaagaatcAAGGCGGTAATGCAAAACTGTGtgaatgccttttttttattctgaactTGAATTTACAATATCCTAACGTTTAGATATTCTTTAATAGTTATTTGTAGGATCCTTTAGCCTCGCCTgcactatcactattatcatacTGTCATGATTAACCGTATGAGAATCTTAGAACCCAGCTGTTAGATAcatattgattctctctctctctctctctctctctctctctctctctctctctctc
The sequence above is drawn from the Portunus trituberculatus isolate SZX2019 chromosome 41, ASM1759143v1, whole genome shotgun sequence genome and encodes:
- the LOC123516510 gene encoding 4-coumarate--CoA ligase-like (The sequence of the model RefSeq protein was modified relative to this genomic sequence to represent the inferred CDS: added 276 bases not found in genome assembly) is translated as MFPQYQIWACAQVSGLVLRRRVGSWVWHTSSRKPNFMGWHVAKEADVSGLRHHSSTAEYIVSSAFPDIPLPTGNIATYLLETTKQWQTKIALECAVTGRNYTYGQVVDAVARWGGYLAMLGMQKGDRMAIMMLNYPEYILVMLGAISVGIPVTVINSSYTAEEVCHQLKDSDASLVVHDDATEKVIEAALTLLKKPLRRVINTDASPPAGIPSLRSLLQDSSLHLADPIEVSGTETALLPYSSGTTGKPKGVETSHNALSSNTEIYTHPNFFTSKSPTECHQDVFLCYLPLFHVYGILPIMMVALHTGVKVVTVPKFDIKAFVPLIVKHKVEMVHTVPPVLNFMIQSPDVNSESMKYVKTLLCGAAPVPQPSVKILQEKTDRSLFFQEGYGMTEVLISHITPTGFNHAPLCILPNVKCKVIDVETGKSLPANAKGEICLKSPSMMTGYLNNETATRATIDEDGWVHSGDIGYYDDSESFNIVDRIKELIKVKAMQVAPSELEEVLLQHPKVKEVGVTGVPHDRFGEAPRAYVVTSTPTSEKEIHEFMTSHVAPYKQLAGGVVFVSELPKTASGKILRRALREL